Proteins encoded together in one Drosophila albomicans strain 15112-1751.03 chromosome 2R, ASM965048v2, whole genome shotgun sequence window:
- the LOC117575239 gene encoding programmed cell death protein 2-like, translating to MAKNKSTVYLGYEDEEITAKQAAFLNSCTNKIGGTPNWPRHEVTVPACPLCGMVRPLIVQMYAPLDRSQFHRNLYVFACLSPACSPNQKSWVCVRTQHLDNQFDVITEQQSPKLPNKQTKKKNKSCAPQKINWCSGADDWGSWGEPEIAMDEAMDLTADDEQNERNGNLRPNVLQYVNTEEDCDGDAAGKVAEEDDDDESTSVENDLACGFGQIDMNSPENSVEDPNANCAAAVVATASADGAGAGAGATATICAEIEGSETDVVLVDTPKKPERDLIALLKHTSLPATLGPLSQIKDLTLKSIYIAVDVEPSGKQEEYENYGGLLSMDHIRDLYQEYKLQDENPARSPVAAASGAAAGGGDASDEQEAYEKALPAHGDVVFHNFITTIQQNPGQLLRYSRDANPLLVAPLAEPLPKCQNCKGETICEVQLLPTLIPKLRFQQNSCNAPIEYGNVLVFTCLKSCWDTPDQMRYEHVVVQSET from the exons ATGGCAAAGAATAAATCGACGGTGTACCTAGGCTACGAGGATGAGGAAATTACAGCTAAACAGGCTGCATTCCTTAATAGctgcacaaataaaataggTGGAACTCCT AATTGGCCGCGACATGAAGTCACAGTGCCCGCCTGTCCCCTCTGCGGCATGGTGCGTCCCTTGATCGTCCAGATGTATGCACCCCTGGACCGTTCGCAGTTCCATCGCAATCTCTATGTGTTTGCCTGCTTGAGTCCAGCCTGCTCGCCCAACCAGAAGAGCTGGGTCTGTGTGCGCACCCAGCATCTGGACAATCAGTTCGATGTCATCACTGAGCAGCAGTCGCCCAAGTTGCCTAATAAGCAAaccaagaagaagaacaagtcATGTGCTCCCCAGAAGATTAATTGGTGCAGTGGCGCCGATGATTGGGGTAGTTGGGGAGAGCCAGAGATCGCCATGGACGAGGCCATGGATCTGACGGCGGACGATGAGCAGAACGAACGAAATGGCAACCTGCGGCCCAATGTGCTGCAGTACGTCAATACGGAGGAGGATTGCGATGGCGATGCGGCGGGCAAAGTGGCCGAggaggatgacgatgatgaaagTACCTCTGTGGAGAATGATTTGGCCTGTGGCTTCGGTCAAATCGATATGAATTCGCCCGAGAATTCGGTCGAAGATCCAAATGCCAAttgtgcagctgctgttgtggccACAGCAAGTGCAGATGGAGCTGGTGCTGGAGCGGGAGCCACAGCAACTATTTGCGCTGAGATCGAGGGATCCGAGACGGATGTGGTGCTAGTCGATACACCAAAGAAGCCGGAACGCGATCTAATTGCACTACTCAAGCATACCTCATTGCCGGCGACTCTGGGACCGCTCTCCCAGATCAAGGACCTCACACTTAAGTCAATTTACATAGCCGTGGATGTGGAGCCAAGTGGCAAGCAGGAGGAGTACGAGAACTATGGAGGCCTGCTGTCCATGGATCACATACGCGATCTATATCAGGAGTACAAGCTGCAGGATGAGAATCCAGCGCGTTCGCCTGTGGCTGCCGCATCGGGTGCTGCTGCGGGCGGCGGCGATGCTAGCGACGAGCAGGAGGCGTATGAGAAGGCGTTGCCCGCCCATGGTGATGTTGTGTTCCACAACTTTATTACAACCATACAGCAGAATCCAGGACAACTACTAAG ATACTCTCGAGATGCGAATCCGCTGCTGGTGGCGCCACTCGCTGAGCCGCTGCCCAAGTGCCAGAACTGCAAGGGCGAAACCATCTGCGAGGTGCAGTTGCTGCCCACGTTGATACCCAAGCTGCGTTTTCAACAGAACTCCTGCAATGCGCCCATCGAGTACGGCAATGTCCTGGTTTTCACTTGCCTCAAGAGCTGCTGGGATACGCCCGATCAGATGCGCTACGAGCACGTTGTTGTCCAGTCCGAAACATAA
- the LOC117575235 gene encoding synaptotagmin-16 — MIVTSGVDSTASLGTVEVTTLLGVFFGVLVLLLLLFLYISRRCCFHHRHGINCCDERHLAAKCVQKITRKRRYENTSSDSEEDMLRRLRWHQQNNNLLPNGKFVGYGMGIDQMNPLTGHSFNYHHQADLQRVVTVTRDPLAIAERGKVGIPSSHSECSSNDSIEASVDSHTGILTGERETRAIPSSRSSYSKPHSQSQRYQQHKVDVLPQKVDKDRDSVVVVPITTFSSTNNNNNNNNSTTNNNNNNNNNDDEPLFDTSDLRSIKSDDIIETTDSKIAPPRGPIELEMSLLYDAPMRKMTVHVMQARCLPPLGNGQQTHTQVRMLMLPNKKQKHKTKIRSGENPQYMESFLLHRVNPEDVNNMGLRVRLYGCERLRKERLIGEAYVSFATVDLELETNLWLPLEPRNTSSLLGSTSDLLSLARSDSAGSTSSMQHGGVSELLLGLSYNGVTGRLSVEIIKGSQFRSLTLNKAPDTYVKLCMVSSIGQEISRAKTSIRRGPNPLFKETFAFQVALFQLNDVTLMISVYAKRHMKKNEMVGWFSLGLNSSGPEECAHWTDVCELPKGEILARWHVLVDS, encoded by the exons ATGATTGTCACATCTGGTGTGGATAGCACTGCTTCGTTAG GCACAGTTGAGGTTACAACTCTCTTGGGTGTCTTTTTTGGCGTGCTtgtgctgctcctgctgctttTTCTGTACATCAGTCGCAGATGTTGTTTTCATCATCGCCATGGCATCAATTGCTGTGACGAACGCCACTTGGCAGCCAAATGCGTGCAAAAGATCA CACGAAAGCGACGCTATGAGAACACCAGCTCCGATTCCGAGGAAGATATGCTGCGTCGCCTGCGCTGGCATCAGCAGAACAACAATCTGCTGCCCAATGGCAAGTTTGTGGGCTACGGCATGGGCATCGATCAAATGAACCCGTTGACGGGTCACTCCTTCAATTATCATCATCAGGCGGACCTGCAAAGGGTCGTCACGGTGACACGTGACCCCTTGGCAATTGCCGAAAGGGGCAAGGTCGGCATACCATCGTCGCACAGCGAGTGCAGCTCCAACGATTCCATTGAGGCGTCTGTCGACAGTCACACGGGCATTCTGACTGGGGAAAGGGAGACTCGAG CTATTCCTTCATCAAGGAGCTCGTACAGCAAACCGCATTCACAGTCCCAGCGTTACCAACAGCATAAGGTCGACGTGCTGCCCCAAAAGGTCGACAAGGATAGGGATAGCGTGGTCGTGGTGCCAATTACAACGTTTAGTAGtaccaataacaacaacaacaacaacaacagcactacaaataataataataacaacaacaacaacgatgat GAACCTCTTTTCGACACGAGTGACTTGCGGTCCATCAAGTCGGATGACATTATAGAGACAACCGACTCGAAGATTGCACCGCCGCGTGGCCCCATCGAGCTGGAGATGTCCTTGTTGTACGATGCGCCCATGCGCAAGATGACGGTGCATGTGATGCAGGCGCGCTGTCTGCCACCTCTGGGCAATGGCCAGCAGACGCACACCCAG GTGCGCATGCTGATGCTGCCGAACAAGAAGCAGAAGCACAAGACCAAGATAAGGAGTGGCGAGAATCCACAGTACATGGAGAGCTTTCTGCTGCATCGTGTCAATCCCGAGGATGTCAACAACATGGGCCTGCGAGTGCGTCTCTATGGCTGCGAGCGACTGCGCAAGGAACGCCTCATAGGCGAGGCGTATGTGAGTTTTGCCACCGTCGACCTGGAGCTTGAGACTAATCTGTGGCTGCCTTTGGAGCCGCGCAATACATCATCGCTGCTGGGATCGACGAGTGACCTGCTTAGCTTGGCCAGATCGGACAGTGCTGGCTCGACGTCCTCCATGCAACACGGCGGCGTCTCGGAGCTGCTCCTGGGACTGAGCTACAATGGAGTCACGGGTCGCTTGAGCGTGGAGATTATCAAGGGCAGCCAGTTCCGCAGTCTGACGCTGAACAAGGCGCCCGACACGTATGTGAAACTGTGCATGGTCAGCAGCATTGGGCAGGAGATATCACGAGCCAAAACGTCCATTCGCCGGGGTCCCAATCCGCTGTTCAAGGAGACGTTTGCGTTCCAAGTGGCGCTGTTCCAGCTCAACGACGTGACGCTCATGATCTCCGTGTATGCGAAGCGGCACATGAAGAAGAACGAGATGGTTGGCTGGTTTAGCTTGGGATTGAACTCGTCGGGACCGGAGGAGTGTGCGCATTGGACAGATGTTTGTGAGTTGCCCAAGGGCGAGATTCTGGCACGGTGGCATGTGCTTGTGGATTCCTGA